In Dehalococcoidia bacterium, a single window of DNA contains:
- a CDS encoding NADH-quinone oxidoreductase subunit A — translation MEQFGRAGFLLIFAVIFPLIPIVASVALGVFKIRPSRPDPIKESVYECGMVPVGDAQVRYNVRYYVLGLLFVIFDVEAVFLYPWAVAYRQLGLFAFVEALIFIAILLVGYVYAWRKRAMEWI, via the coding sequence ATCGAGCAATTTGGCCGAGCCGGATTCCTGCTCATTTTCGCCGTCATCTTCCCGCTCATCCCCATCGTCGCCTCGGTCGCGCTGGGGGTGTTCAAGATCCGCCCCTCTCGTCCGGACCCTATCAAGGAGTCGGTCTACGAATGCGGCATGGTCCCGGTCGGCGATGCGCAGGTGCGCTACAACGTCCGCTACTACGTCCTCGGACTGCTCTTCGTGATCTTCGACGTTGAGGCGGTGTTCCTCTATCCCTGGGCCGTCGCGTACCGACAACTCGGTCTGTTTGCCTTCGTCGAGGCGCTGATCTTCATCGCGATCCTGCTCGTCGGATACGTCTACGCCTGGCGCAAGCGCGCCATGGAGTGGATCTAG
- a CDS encoding DUF5317 family protein, with amino-acid sequence MDPKVSDYVSRNRMALGASLALSLMLLQFGVISASPGGLAVRIVLPATIALAPLALWPLRQHLGVWVVFVGLTANFATILANGGLMPIERSTVVEAVGAERAATHASGQWIAGSKDVLVADAEGQLTALGDSIIVRVGGSGFAASPGDIVVWCGLVLLAGEASWRWQRGLRGTREGAPSRVQRAEGSAPTPQ; translated from the coding sequence TTGGACCCAAAGGTGAGCGACTACGTCTCGCGCAACCGAATGGCGCTCGGTGCATCCCTGGCGCTTTCGCTGATGCTGCTGCAGTTCGGCGTGATCAGCGCATCGCCCGGCGGCCTGGCGGTGCGCATCGTGCTGCCGGCGACGATCGCCCTGGCGCCGCTGGCGCTGTGGCCGCTGCGGCAACACCTGGGCGTGTGGGTGGTGTTCGTGGGGTTGACGGCCAACTTCGCGACGATCCTGGCGAATGGCGGCCTCATGCCGATCGAACGGTCGACCGTCGTCGAAGCGGTGGGCGCCGAACGGGCGGCGACGCACGCGTCCGGGCAGTGGATCGCAGGATCGAAGGACGTGCTCGTCGCCGACGCTGAGGGCCAACTGACGGCGCTCGGGGACAGCATCATCGTGCGGGTCGGCGGAAGCGGGTTCGCCGCGAGCCCGGGCGACATCGTCGTCTGGTGCGGGCTGGTCTTGCTGGCCGGCGAAGCTTCGTGGCGGTGGCAGCGTGGCTTGCGCGGCACACGCGAAGGGGCGCCCTCGCGCGTGCAAAGGGCGGAGGGGAGCGCGCCTACTCCTCAGTGA
- a CDS encoding ferredoxin family protein yields MTYTITDPCIGTKDRSCVDVCPVDCIHDDGDEDQILYIDPDECIDCGACEPACPVNAIFAEDDVPDAQKPYTEINALWFKDKDAARAKVAEIAPA; encoded by the coding sequence ATGACTTACACAATCACCGACCCCTGCATCGGCACCAAGGATCGCTCGTGCGTGGACGTCTGCCCCGTGGACTGCATCCACGACGACGGTGACGAGGACCAGATCCTGTACATCGACCCCGACGAGTGCATCGACTGCGGCGCCTGCGAGCCGGCCTGCCCGGTCAACGCCATCTTCGCCGAGGACGACGTCCCGGACGCGCAGAAACCGTACACGGAGATCAACGCGCTCTGGTTCAAGGACAAAGACGCCGCCCGCGCGAAGGTCGCGGAAATCGCACCGGCCTGA
- a CDS encoding peroxiredoxin yields MKIGRDAPEFEMQDESGKTVRLGDFRGKSAVVLMFYPADETPGCTRQMCAARDDYDTYQAAGVAVFGVNPANAERHQKFVAKHELRTPLLVDDGAKVSRAYDALMPIPILSIVNRTVVGIDRDGKIAFYKRGMPSTKEIMGAMTSDAPA; encoded by the coding sequence TTGAAGATCGGACGGGACGCACCGGAATTCGAGATGCAGGACGAGAGCGGGAAGACGGTGCGACTCGGCGACTTTCGCGGGAAGTCCGCGGTCGTATTGATGTTCTATCCCGCGGACGAGACGCCGGGGTGCACCAGGCAGATGTGCGCCGCGCGCGACGACTACGACACCTACCAGGCGGCGGGTGTCGCAGTATTCGGCGTCAATCCGGCGAACGCCGAGCGCCACCAGAAGTTCGTCGCGAAGCACGAACTGCGGACGCCGCTGCTCGTCGATGACGGCGCGAAGGTGTCGCGCGCGTACGACGCGTTGATGCCGATCCCGATTCTCTCGATCGTGAACCGCACGGTCGTCGGCATCGATCGCGACGGCAAGATCGCGTTCTACAAGCGCGGGATGCCCTCGACGAAGGAGATCATGGGCGCGATGACGTCGGACGCGCCGGCGTAA
- a CDS encoding helix-turn-helix transcriptional regulator: protein MSKKDTTNAPLTPAVLHILLALSTQERHGYGIMKQVHVDSQGRVNMGPGTLYGSIGRMIEAGLIRESDKKIDPEMDDERRVYYNTTSLGQKALAAELQRYRRVVAVAKQKLVSSSTFACRT from the coding sequence ATGTCTAAGAAAGACACAACCAATGCGCCCCTCACTCCAGCGGTGCTTCATATCCTTCTCGCGCTCTCCACGCAGGAGCGGCACGGTTACGGGATCATGAAGCAGGTCCACGTTGATTCGCAGGGAAGGGTAAACATGGGACCGGGCACACTTTATGGCTCAATTGGTCGCATGATCGAGGCCGGATTGATACGCGAGAGCGACAAAAAGATAGACCCGGAAATGGACGACGAGCGGCGGGTCTACTACAACACCACAAGCCTCGGCCAAAAAGCGCTAGCGGCGGAATTGCAGCGATATCGTCGAGTCGTGGCGGTCGCCAAACAAAAACTGGTCTCGTCGAGTACGTTTGCGTGTCGCACGTGA